A single genomic interval of Bradyrhizobium sp. sBnM-33 harbors:
- a CDS encoding ABC transporter permease gives MLGYLLRRILAAIPVMGVVALFVFLLLRLTPGDPAAILAGDNATPEQLERIRTSLGLNEPLYTQFFTWIGKLLQGDLGVSLISNVPVLKMISQRVEPSISIALSTIILAIVVAVPLGVIAAWKHGTWIDRFVMGLSVVGFSVPVFVIGYVLIQIFAIELRWVPVQGFRSITAGFGPFFERIILPTCTLSFIYVALIARMTRAAMLDVLGEDYVRTARAKGITETGVLLRHALRNAAVPVITVIGTGFALLISGVVVTESVFNLPGIGRLTVDAVLARDYPVIQAMILLTSLIYVTVNLLIDVAYTLLDPRIRY, from the coding sequence ATGCTCGGATATCTGCTTCGCCGCATTCTCGCCGCCATTCCCGTAATGGGCGTGGTCGCGCTGTTTGTGTTTCTTCTGCTGCGGCTGACGCCCGGCGATCCCGCCGCTATTCTGGCCGGCGACAACGCAACGCCCGAACAGCTCGAGCGCATCCGCACCTCGCTCGGCCTCAACGAGCCGCTCTACACTCAATTCTTCACCTGGATCGGCAAGCTGCTGCAAGGCGACCTCGGCGTGTCCCTGATCTCGAACGTGCCGGTCTTGAAGATGATCAGTCAGCGCGTCGAGCCGTCGATCTCGATTGCTCTTTCCACGATCATTCTGGCTATTGTCGTTGCGGTGCCGCTCGGCGTGATTGCGGCGTGGAAGCACGGCACCTGGATCGACCGCTTCGTGATGGGCCTGTCGGTGGTCGGCTTCTCCGTGCCGGTGTTCGTGATCGGCTATGTCCTGATCCAGATCTTTGCCATCGAACTGCGCTGGGTACCGGTGCAGGGTTTCCGCAGCATCACGGCCGGCTTTGGTCCGTTCTTCGAGCGCATCATCCTGCCGACCTGCACGCTGTCCTTTATCTATGTCGCGCTGATCGCGCGCATGACCCGGGCCGCAATGCTGGATGTGCTCGGCGAGGATTATGTCCGCACCGCGCGCGCAAAAGGCATCACCGAAACGGGCGTGCTGCTGCGCCACGCGCTGCGCAACGCCGCCGTGCCCGTCATCACCGTGATCGGAACGGGATTCGCGCTGCTGATTTCCGGCGTCGTCGTCACCGAGAGCGTGTTCAACCTGCCCGGCATCGGTCGCCTCACCGTCGATGCCGTGCTGGCGCGCGATTATCCCGTCATCCAGGCGATGATCCTGTTGACGTCGCTGATCTATGTCACCGTCAATCTCCTGATCGACGTCGCCTACACCCTGCTTGATCCGA
- a CDS encoding M20/M25/M40 family metallo-hydrolase: MNPANLPFDSEAMLQGLRGWVEYESPTWDKAAVERMLDLAARDMAIMGATIERIAGRQGFAGCVRARFPHPKQGEPGILIAGHMDTVHPVGTIEKLQWRREGNKCFGPGIFDMKGGNYLSLEAIRQLARAAFTTPLPITVLFTPDEEVGTPSTRDIIEAEAARNKYVLVPEPGRPNNGVVTGRYAIARFNLEAVGKPSHAGATLSSGRSAIREMARQIIAIDGMTTEDCTFSVGIVHGGQWVNCVATTCTGEALSMAKRQADLDRGVERMLALSGTSNDVTFTVTRGVTRPVWEPDAGTMALYEKARGVAAQMGLELPHGSAGGGSDGNFTGAMGIPTLDGLGVRGADAHTLNEHIEVDSLAERGRLMAGLLATLE, from the coding sequence ATGAACCCAGCCAATCTTCCCTTTGATTCCGAGGCCATGCTGCAAGGGCTCCGCGGCTGGGTGGAGTACGAAAGCCCGACCTGGGACAAGGCTGCCGTGGAGCGCATGCTCGACCTCGCCGCGCGCGACATGGCGATCATGGGTGCGACCATCGAGCGCATCGCCGGCCGGCAAGGATTTGCCGGCTGTGTCCGCGCCCGCTTTCCTCACCCGAAGCAGGGCGAGCCCGGCATCCTGATCGCCGGCCACATGGATACTGTCCACCCCGTCGGCACCATCGAAAAGCTGCAGTGGCGGCGCGAGGGCAACAAATGCTTCGGCCCCGGCATCTTCGACATGAAGGGCGGCAATTACCTCTCGCTGGAAGCGATCCGGCAACTGGCCCGCGCTGCATTCACGACGCCGCTGCCGATTACGGTGCTGTTCACGCCCGACGAGGAAGTCGGCACGCCCTCGACCCGCGACATCATCGAGGCCGAAGCCGCGCGCAACAAATACGTGCTGGTGCCGGAGCCCGGACGGCCCAACAACGGCGTTGTCACCGGACGCTATGCGATTGCCCGCTTCAATCTGGAGGCCGTCGGCAAGCCGAGCCATGCCGGCGCCACGCTGTCCTCGGGCCGTTCCGCGATCCGCGAAATGGCACGCCAGATTATCGCGATCGACGGCATGACGACCGAAGATTGTACGTTTTCCGTCGGCATCGTGCATGGCGGCCAATGGGTCAATTGCGTTGCCACCACCTGCACCGGCGAAGCACTCAGCATGGCCAAGCGCCAGGCCGATCTCGACCGCGGTGTCGAGCGCATGCTCGCGCTGTCAGGCACCAGCAACGACGTGACGTTCACGGTGACGCGCGGCGTCACCCGCCCTGTGTGGGAACCGGATGCCGGCACCATGGCGTTGTATGAAAAGGCGCGCGGGGTTGCCGCGCAGATGGGCCTCGAACTGCCCCATGGCAGCGCCGGCGGCGGATCCGACGGCAATTTTACCGGCGCCATGGGCATTCCGACGCTCGACGGCCTCGGCGTCCGCGGTGCCGATGCGCATACGCTGAACGAGCATATTGAAGTAGACAGCCTCGCCGAACGCGGTCGCCTGATGGCGGGATTATTGGCGACGCTGGAGTGA
- a CDS encoding ABC transporter substrate-binding protein encodes MFHIMRWKRPTIATALSVLALSAALTSLGPTSQATAASKKTITAVMHSDLRVIDPGFTTAYITRDHGYMVYDTLLATDSNFKVQPQMADWKVSDDKLTYTFTLRDGLKWHDGTPVTAEDCVASLKRWGRNDNMGQKLMDFTASIEPIDAKSFALKLKEPYGLVLESIGKPSSYTPFMMPKRLAETPAGQQIKEQVGSGPFKFVQAEFQPGVKAVYEKNPDYVPRKEPASWTSGGKVVKVDRVEWITMPDAQTAVNSLQSGDIDFVETPSFDLLPVIAANKDIKIEILNKLGFQTLGRMNFLHPPFDNVKVRRAALLAMNQKNVLDALVGNPEYYKTCGAFFVCGTPLATEEGSGNLTKGGSMAEAKKALAESGYDGTPVVIMAPGDVVTLKAQPIVAAQLLRDAGFKVDLQATDWQTVVARRASQKPPKEGGWNMFFTNWVGADVMNPIANASIGGRGTKGGWFGWAESAKIEELKDKFARSSSPEEQKKIAAEIQKEAYEQVIYIPLGQYLTPSAWRKSLTGVLDGPATPVFWNIDKSE; translated from the coding sequence ATGTTCCACATCATGCGTTGGAAACGTCCCACGATAGCGACTGCTTTGTCGGTGCTTGCGCTGTCGGCGGCGCTGACGTCGCTAGGCCCGACTTCGCAGGCCACGGCCGCCAGCAAGAAGACCATCACCGCCGTGATGCATTCCGACCTGCGCGTCATCGATCCCGGCTTCACCACCGCCTACATCACCCGCGACCACGGCTACATGGTCTACGACACGTTGCTGGCGACCGATTCCAATTTTAAGGTCCAGCCGCAGATGGCGGACTGGAAAGTCTCAGATGACAAGCTGACTTACACCTTCACCTTGCGCGACGGCTTGAAGTGGCATGACGGCACGCCGGTGACGGCGGAGGACTGCGTCGCCTCGCTGAAGCGCTGGGGCAGGAACGACAATATGGGCCAGAAGCTGATGGACTTTACCGCCAGCATCGAGCCGATCGACGCCAAGAGCTTTGCGCTGAAACTAAAGGAGCCCTACGGCCTGGTCTTGGAATCGATCGGCAAACCGTCGTCCTACACACCGTTCATGATGCCGAAGCGGCTCGCGGAAACCCCCGCCGGCCAGCAGATCAAGGAGCAGGTGGGATCCGGTCCCTTTAAGTTCGTGCAGGCTGAATTTCAGCCGGGCGTGAAGGCGGTCTACGAAAAGAACCCTGATTACGTGCCACGCAAGGAGCCGGCGAGCTGGACCTCCGGCGGCAAGGTGGTGAAGGTCGATCGCGTCGAGTGGATCACCATGCCGGATGCGCAGACCGCGGTGAACTCGCTGCAGTCGGGCGACATTGATTTCGTAGAGACTCCGTCCTTCGACCTGTTGCCTGTGATAGCCGCCAACAAAGACATCAAGATCGAGATATTGAACAAGCTCGGCTTCCAGACGCTCGGCCGGATGAATTTCCTCCACCCGCCGTTCGACAACGTCAAGGTTCGCCGTGCTGCGTTGCTGGCGATGAACCAGAAGAACGTGCTGGATGCGCTGGTCGGCAATCCCGAATACTACAAGACCTGCGGCGCGTTCTTCGTCTGCGGCACGCCGTTGGCGACCGAGGAAGGTTCAGGAAATCTGACCAAGGGCGGCAGCATGGCGGAAGCCAAGAAGGCGCTGGCCGAATCCGGCTATGACGGCACCCCCGTCGTGATCATGGCGCCGGGCGACGTGGTCACGCTGAAGGCGCAGCCGATTGTCGCGGCGCAGTTGTTGCGCGACGCCGGCTTCAAGGTCGATCTGCAGGCCACCGACTGGCAGACCGTCGTGGCCCGCCGCGCCAGCCAGAAGCCTCCGAAGGAGGGAGGTTGGAACATGTTCTTCACCAACTGGGTCGGCGCCGACGTGATGAACCCGATCGCAAACGCCTCGATCGGCGGCCGCGGCACCAAGGGCGGCTGGTTCGGCTGGGCGGAAAGCGCCAAGATCGAGGAGCTAAAGGACAAGTTCGCGCGCTCTTCTTCGCCGGAGGAGCAAAAGAAGATCGCGGCCGAGATCCAGAAGGAAGCCTATGAGCAGGTGATCTATATCCCGCTCGGCCAATACCTCACGCCGAGCGCGTGGCGGAAGTCGCTGACCGGTGTGCTCGACGGCCCGGCGACGCCGGTCTTCTGGAACATTGATAAGAGCGAGTAG
- a CDS encoding alpha/beta fold hydrolase, translating to MLASEQITIAPHLTFDAISAGTPGAPLVLLLHGFAESMHCWRAQVTALGDMGYRAVAPSQRGYSPGARPDPREFSHYLIDCLMDDAMAFVAAAGYGHARFHLVGHDWGGSIAWGIADRHPERLASLTILSRPHPNAFNRALATDGEQAQRSEHHKAFLEPDAADIVLANDAKWLRERLAANSVPSDAIERHLALLGNKDAMEAALAWYRARGAIRGPLGPIRVPTLYIWGDADDTVGRAAAEGTVDFIAAPYRFEVLPGVGHFAADQAPERVCELLLEHLAAHPA from the coding sequence ATGCTGGCGTCAGAGCAAATCACCATCGCCCCGCATCTCACCTTCGATGCCATCAGCGCCGGCACGCCCGGCGCACCGCTGGTGCTGCTGCTGCACGGCTTTGCGGAATCGATGCATTGCTGGCGTGCGCAGGTCACGGCCCTTGGCGACATGGGCTATCGCGCGGTGGCGCCGAGCCAACGCGGCTATTCGCCGGGCGCACGACCTGATCCGCGCGAATTTTCGCACTACCTGATCGACTGCCTGATGGACGACGCCATGGCGTTCGTGGCGGCTGCCGGCTATGGCCATGCGCGGTTTCATCTGGTCGGCCATGACTGGGGCGGCAGCATCGCCTGGGGCATCGCCGACCGGCATCCCGAGCGGCTGGCGTCGCTCACCATTCTCTCGCGGCCGCACCCGAACGCGTTCAACCGCGCGCTGGCAACCGACGGCGAGCAGGCGCAGCGCTCAGAGCATCACAAGGCGTTTTTGGAACCGGATGCCGCCGATATCGTGCTTGCGAACGATGCCAAATGGCTGCGCGAGCGTCTCGCCGCCAATAGCGTGCCCTCTGATGCGATCGAGAGACATCTTGCCCTGCTCGGCAACAAGGATGCGATGGAGGCAGCGCTCGCCTGGTATCGCGCACGCGGCGCGATCCGCGGCCCACTCGGTCCGATCCGCGTGCCGACGCTTTATATCTGGGGCGACGCCGACGACACTGTCGGTCGCGCCGCCGCCGAAGGCACGGTGGATTTCATCGCCGCGCCCTATCGTTTCGAGGTGCTGCCCGGCGTCGGGCATTTTGCAGCGGATCAGGCGCCGGAACGGGTGTGCGAATTGCTGCTGGAACATCTGGCTGCGCATCCTGCGTGA
- a CDS encoding lysophospholipid acyltransferase family protein codes for MHYLRSIIFDTAVVILTLAVSLTVPFMWLFNASSRTVRAVSQVWVNGIMFLMKHVVGLDYTVRGRENVPDGPCVIACNHQSLWETAALCALFPDASIVAKKELRKVPFVGWFLERYPMILVDRSAGRHALRQMVDEARRAASEGRQVLLFPQGTRQAIDEQMRFQSAGISALYTNLDISVVPAACNSGLFWGKKTLIMHSGTITLSFLPPIAPGLPRKDFQEKMERMIAEEASRLLTLSEAKVSR; via the coding sequence TTGCACTATTTGAGATCGATCATATTCGATACGGCGGTGGTAATTCTGACGCTTGCCGTGTCGCTGACGGTGCCGTTCATGTGGCTGTTCAATGCCAGCAGCCGGACTGTGCGCGCGGTCTCGCAAGTCTGGGTCAACGGCATCATGTTTCTGATGAAGCATGTCGTAGGTCTCGACTACACGGTGCGAGGGCGCGAGAACGTGCCCGACGGTCCCTGCGTCATTGCCTGCAATCATCAGTCGCTGTGGGAAACCGCGGCGCTCTGCGCGCTTTTCCCGGACGCCAGCATCGTCGCCAAGAAAGAGCTGCGCAAGGTGCCGTTCGTCGGCTGGTTCCTGGAGCGCTATCCGATGATTTTGGTCGATCGCTCGGCGGGCCGCCATGCGCTGCGCCAGATGGTCGATGAAGCCAGGCGAGCGGCTAGCGAGGGCCGTCAGGTCTTGCTGTTTCCGCAAGGCACCCGCCAGGCGATCGATGAGCAGATGAGATTCCAGTCCGCAGGCATCTCGGCGCTCTACACCAACCTCGACATATCAGTCGTTCCGGCGGCGTGCAATTCCGGACTGTTCTGGGGCAAGAAGACCCTGATCATGCACTCCGGCACCATCACGCTGTCCTTCCTGCCGCCGATCGCGCCGGGCCTGCCGCGCAAGGACTTTCAGGAAAAGATGGAGCGGATGATTGCGGAGGAGGCGAGCCGGCTGCTCACGCTGAGCGAGGCGAAGGTTTCGCGCTAG
- a CDS encoding TMEM175 family protein translates to MMQGAKLPQIHLFEMRRLEMLSNTIFGVAMTLLAYDLPKASSFTQAPDWHDVLRVYAQPVIALTISFVVAGVFWFSHHRRLAVAPEGGRGVVFLNLLFLLSIIMLPVTNGLYGVYRLDGVIAVIYGFHLLAIAAVNAVLWVLALRGRHDPQLLVTALFPVFVFVLGVIAAFAAPGVAQFVWCLAFLAPLAGWLAARRAG, encoded by the coding sequence ATGATGCAAGGGGCCAAGTTGCCGCAAATCCATCTGTTCGAAATGCGCCGGCTGGAGATGCTGAGCAACACGATCTTCGGCGTTGCCATGACGCTGCTCGCCTATGACCTGCCAAAGGCCTCTAGTTTCACGCAAGCGCCCGATTGGCACGACGTGCTTCGCGTCTACGCCCAGCCCGTCATTGCGCTGACGATCAGCTTCGTGGTCGCCGGCGTGTTCTGGTTCAGCCATCACCGGCGGCTGGCGGTGGCGCCGGAAGGCGGGCGCGGCGTGGTATTTCTCAATCTGCTTTTCTTGCTGTCGATCATCATGCTGCCGGTGACCAACGGCCTCTACGGTGTCTACCGGCTCGATGGTGTGATCGCGGTGATCTACGGCTTTCACCTGCTGGCGATCGCAGCGGTGAACGCGGTGTTGTGGGTTCTGGCGCTGCGGGGCCGCCACGATCCGCAATTGCTGGTGACGGCGCTGTTTCCGGTGTTCGTGTTTGTGCTTGGTGTCATTGCTGCCTTCGCCGCGCCGGGGGTTGCGCAGTTTGTCTGGTGCCTGGCGTTTCTGGCGCCCCTTGCTGGCTGGCTTGCTGCGCGTCGCGCGGGCTAG
- a CDS encoding twin-arginine translocation pathway signal, with protein MPNSLSHRRLFSRSLAALALVALGAGLSGCAGMSDTISPAFADPAKYDLYDCKQLEPERKNLAARTAELQGLMTKAETGVAGPVVAELAYRNDYIALRGQSKLADEAWQKNRCQESKPEARPAPVPPSIAPAPAAKSRTKASPAAN; from the coding sequence ATGCCCAACTCGCTGTCCCATCGCCGGTTATTCTCGCGCAGCCTCGCGGCGCTGGCGCTGGTTGCGCTCGGCGCCGGCCTGTCCGGTTGCGCCGGGATGAGCGACACCATTTCGCCGGCCTTTGCCGATCCCGCCAAATACGATCTCTACGATTGCAAGCAGCTCGAGCCCGAGCGCAAGAACCTCGCGGCGCGCACCGCGGAGTTGCAGGGGCTGATGACCAAGGCCGAAACCGGCGTCGCCGGTCCCGTGGTGGCGGAGCTCGCCTACCGCAACGACTACATCGCGTTGCGCGGACAATCGAAGCTGGCCGATGAAGCCTGGCAGAAAAACCGGTGCCAGGAATCGAAACCGGAAGCCAGGCCGGCGCCGGTCCCGCCATCGATCGCACCGGCTCCCGCTGCCAAGAGCCGTACGAAGGCAAGCCCGGCGGCAAATTAG
- a CDS encoding FAD-dependent monooxygenase, with protein MAAARTIIVAGAGIGGLTAALSLAAKGFRVIILEKAERLEEAGAGLQLSPNASRILIDLGLRPRLAPSAVTPEAISIVSARAGGEIARLPLGEAAGLRAGAPYWVMHRADLQRALQAAVNDHPDIDLRLGCQFEDVTSHAKGLTVVQRHGNARQQELAGALVGADGIWSTVRNHLFPDVQPQFSGLIAWRGTLDATALPREYTAARVQLWMGPDAHLVAYPISAARQINVVAIVPGTWNRPGWSAPGDANELKNAFASQRWPATARMLIGAVDEWRRWALFTLPGIREWTDGAIALLGDAAHAMLPFAAQGAGMAIEDAAVLAKCLSENPGDPIAGTPAALKRYGRQRRGRVLRVRRAARQQGRIYHLTGPLALARDLAIKAMGPERMLARQDWIYNWRV; from the coding sequence GTGGCCGCCGCGCGCACCATCATCGTTGCTGGTGCCGGGATCGGGGGACTGACGGCAGCGCTTTCGCTCGCAGCCAAAGGCTTTCGCGTCATCATTCTGGAAAAGGCCGAACGGCTGGAGGAAGCCGGCGCCGGCCTGCAGCTTTCGCCCAACGCCAGCCGGATCCTGATCGACCTCGGCTTGCGGCCACGGCTTGCGCCAAGCGCCGTGACACCCGAAGCCATTAGTATCGTGAGCGCGCGTGCGGGCGGTGAGATCGCCCGCCTGCCGCTTGGCGAGGCCGCCGGTCTGCGCGCCGGCGCACCCTATTGGGTGATGCACCGCGCCGATCTGCAACGCGCCCTGCAGGCGGCGGTAAACGACCATCCGGACATTGACCTGCGACTTGGTTGCCAATTCGAAGACGTGACCTCGCACGCCAAAGGGCTGACTGTAGTGCAACGCCACGGCAATGCACGTCAGCAGGAGTTGGCAGGTGCGCTGGTTGGTGCCGACGGCATCTGGTCCACGGTGCGGAACCATCTGTTCCCGGACGTGCAACCGCAATTTTCCGGCCTGATTGCCTGGCGCGGAACCCTCGATGCGACCGCGCTGCCGCGCGAATATACCGCCGCCCGGGTGCAGCTCTGGATGGGGCCGGACGCGCACCTGGTCGCCTATCCGATCTCGGCGGCGCGCCAGATCAACGTGGTCGCTATCGTGCCGGGAACCTGGAACAGGCCGGGCTGGAGCGCGCCCGGCGATGCCAACGAACTGAAGAACGCATTCGCCTCGCAGCGCTGGCCCGCGACTGCGCGGATGCTGATTGGGGCCGTCGACGAGTGGCGGCGCTGGGCGTTGTTCACGCTGCCTGGTATCCGCGAATGGACCGACGGCGCGATCGCGCTGCTCGGCGACGCCGCGCACGCGATGCTGCCGTTTGCCGCGCAAGGCGCAGGAATGGCGATCGAGGACGCCGCCGTGCTCGCCAAATGCTTAAGCGAAAACCCGGGCGATCCTATTGCAGGCACCCCGGCGGCACTGAAGCGCTATGGCCGGCAGCGGCGCGGCCGCGTGCTGCGGGTGCGGCGTGCGGCCCGACAACAGGGACGCATCTACCATCTCACCGGACCGCTGGCCCTGGCGCGCGACCTCGCGATCAAGGCGATGGGCCCGGAGCGCATGCTGGCGCGGCAGGACTGGATTTACAATTGGCGGGTGTAG
- a CDS encoding zinc-finger domain-containing protein, with amino-acid sequence MSDHVVPHFHNDAGVSVIEIGSQEFMCVGANPPFDHPHVFLDLGNDNEIICPYCSTLYRFAPDLAAGEARPPECVLRDKVA; translated from the coding sequence ATGTCCGACCATGTCGTCCCGCATTTCCATAACGACGCCGGAGTCTCCGTGATCGAGATCGGCTCGCAGGAATTCATGTGCGTGGGCGCCAATCCGCCGTTCGATCATCCGCACGTATTTCTCGACCTTGGCAACGACAACGAGATCATCTGCCCCTACTGCTCGACGCTTTACCGCTTTGCCCCCGACCTCGCCGCAGGCGAAGCCCGCCCGCCGGAATGCGTCCTGAGGGACAAGGTCGCCTGA
- a CDS encoding alpha/beta fold hydrolase, translating to MPSFHNGAVEIAYLDEGEGDPIVLVHGFASSKNVNWVYPTWVSDLRKDGRRVIALDNRGHGDSEKLYDSAAYEIAIMASDVIALLDHLGIERADIMGYSLGSRMTAILAREQPQRLRSAILGGIGIGLIEGGGPGENVAIALEAPSLEDVTDPVGRTFRAFADQTRSDRRALAACLRGSRRLMTSDEAAGIRVPVLIAVGTRDEIAGSAAALGRIIPGAEVLDIPNRDHMRAVGDKVYKVGVIDFLSRRQ from the coding sequence ATGCCGAGTTTTCACAACGGCGCTGTCGAAATTGCTTATCTCGACGAAGGCGAGGGCGATCCGATCGTCCTCGTGCATGGTTTTGCCTCCAGCAAGAACGTGAACTGGGTTTATCCGACCTGGGTTTCCGATCTGAGGAAAGACGGCCGCCGCGTGATCGCGCTCGACAATCGCGGCCATGGCGATTCCGAAAAGCTCTACGATTCCGCTGCTTACGAAATTGCGATCATGGCGAGCGACGTCATTGCGCTGCTGGATCATCTGGGAATCGAGCGTGCCGACATCATGGGCTATTCGCTGGGATCGCGAATGACGGCGATCCTGGCGCGCGAGCAGCCGCAGCGGCTGCGCTCGGCGATTCTCGGCGGCATCGGGATCGGACTGATCGAGGGCGGCGGTCCCGGCGAGAACGTGGCCATCGCGCTGGAAGCGCCGTCGCTGGAGGACGTCACCGATCCGGTCGGCCGCACCTTTCGCGCCTTCGCCGATCAGACCCGATCCGACCGCCGCGCGCTTGCCGCCTGCCTGCGCGGCTCGCGGCGGCTGATGACATCGGATGAAGCCGCCGGGATCCGCGTGCCAGTCCTGATTGCGGTCGGCACCAGGGATGAAATTGCCGGCTCAGCCGCGGCGCTCGGAAGGATCATTCCGGGCGCGGAGGTGCTCGACATTCCGAACCGCGATCACATGCGCGCGGTGGGCGACAAGGTCTACAAGGTCGGTGTCATCGATTTCCTGTCGCGACGGCAATGA
- the cysE gene encoding serine O-acetyltransferase — protein sequence MAVHQVNPQASKLAALDPIWDRVRGEAEDIVRREPELASFIYSTVLHHDRLEESVVHRLAERLDHSALSGDLIRQTYDEALRDEPDLGNAFRADLVAVYDRDPATSRFIDPLLYFKGFHALQTHRLAHWLYQKGRKDFAYYLQSRSSAVFQTDINPAAKIGRGIFLDHATGFVCGETAVIDDDVSILHGVTLGGTGKENEDRHPKIRRGVLIGAGAKILGNIEIGHCARIAAGSVVVKPVPHNVTVAGVPAKIVGEAGCAEPSRTMDQMLGAIGL from the coding sequence ATGGCAGTGCATCAGGTCAATCCGCAAGCATCGAAGCTCGCCGCGCTCGATCCGATCTGGGACCGGGTGCGGGGCGAGGCGGAGGACATCGTCCGCCGCGAGCCGGAGCTAGCTTCCTTCATCTATTCGACCGTCCTGCACCACGATCGCCTGGAGGAATCGGTCGTGCATCGTCTCGCCGAGCGGCTCGATCATTCGGCGCTATCGGGCGATTTGATCCGGCAGACCTATGATGAGGCGCTGCGCGACGAGCCCGATCTCGGCAATGCGTTCCGCGCCGATCTGGTCGCGGTCTACGACCGCGACCCCGCAACCTCGCGCTTTATTGATCCGTTGCTCTACTTCAAGGGTTTTCACGCGCTGCAGACCCATCGTCTGGCGCATTGGCTCTATCAAAAGGGCCGCAAGGATTTTGCCTATTATCTGCAGAGCCGCTCGTCGGCGGTGTTTCAGACCGATATCAACCCTGCCGCCAAAATCGGCCGCGGCATTTTCCTCGATCACGCGACCGGCTTCGTCTGCGGCGAGACCGCCGTGATCGACGACGACGTTTCGATCCTGCACGGCGTCACGCTGGGAGGCACCGGCAAGGAGAATGAGGATCGTCATCCCAAGATCCGCCGCGGCGTGCTGATCGGGGCAGGCGCCAAAATTCTCGGCAATATCGAGATCGGCCATTGCGCGCGCATTGCCGCGGGCTCGGTGGTGGTCAAGCCGGTGCCGCACAACGTCACGGTCGCCGGCGTCCCCGCCAAGATCGTCGGCGAGGCGGGCTGTGCCGAGCCGTCGCGCACCATGGATCAGATGCTCGGCGCTATCGGGCTTTGA
- a CDS encoding DUF3126 family protein produces the protein MDVQEVRKLDAYLKRVFGNPKIRVVPRPKKDDSAEVYIGEEFIGVLFVDDEDDDRSFQFQMAILEEDLADVG, from the coding sequence GTGGACGTTCAGGAAGTCAGGAAGCTCGACGCCTATCTCAAGCGCGTATTCGGCAATCCAAAGATCCGCGTCGTGCCGCGGCCGAAAAAAGACGACTCCGCCGAAGTCTATATCGGCGAGGAATTCATCGGCGTGTTGTTCGTCGATGACGAGGACGACGATCGCTCGTTCCAGTTTCAGATGGCGATCCTCGAAGAAGATCTCGCCGACGTCGGATAG
- a CDS encoding DUF6949 family protein: MSPDALNSLFSLCIGFALAGALASGYQAMAARPAGFGLLEEGVAPKTFAAVPFLVFAAPFIIMRNTLRGAKIERRRFEFVMMATVLSGFWSMMSGTFFLMTLRAAGVLA, encoded by the coding sequence ATGTCGCCCGATGCGTTGAATTCCCTGTTCTCCCTGTGCATCGGCTTTGCGCTCGCAGGCGCGCTCGCCAGCGGCTATCAGGCAATGGCGGCGCGGCCGGCGGGATTCGGGCTGCTTGAGGAAGGCGTGGCGCCGAAGACATTTGCGGCCGTGCCGTTTCTGGTTTTCGCCGCACCCTTCATCATCATGCGTAACACGCTGCGCGGCGCGAAGATCGAGCGCCGCCGCTTCGAATTCGTGATGATGGCGACCGTGCTTTCAGGTTTCTGGAGCATGATGTCCGGCACGTTCTTCCTGATGACGCTGCGAGCCGCGGGCGTGCTGGCCTGA
- a CDS encoding gamma carbonic anhydrase family protein yields the protein MAIYELDGQGPELPANGNYFIADTAVVIGKVRLLDSASVWFGAVLRGDNEWIEIGEGSNVQDNSTCHTDRGFPLTIGKNCTVGHNVILHGCTLEDDALVGMGSIVMNGAKIRRGSIVGAGSVITEGKEYPEYSLIIGSPARVIRTLSPEQVTAMGSAAKFYALNGPRFKNGLKKIG from the coding sequence ATGGCGATCTACGAACTCGACGGACAGGGGCCTGAACTCCCCGCAAACGGAAACTATTTCATCGCAGACACCGCCGTCGTGATCGGCAAGGTGCGCCTGCTGGATTCCGCCAGCGTGTGGTTCGGCGCAGTACTGCGCGGCGACAATGAGTGGATTGAAATCGGCGAAGGCTCCAACGTCCAGGACAATTCGACCTGCCATACCGACCGCGGCTTTCCGCTCACGATCGGCAAGAACTGCACCGTCGGCCACAATGTCATCCTGCACGGCTGCACGCTCGAAGACGACGCGCTGGTCGGCATGGGCTCGATCGTCATGAACGGCGCGAAGATACGCCGCGGCAGCATCGTCGGCGCGGGATCGGTTATCACCGAAGGCAAGGAATATCCCGAATATTCCCTGATCATCGGCTCGCCCGCGCGCGTGATCCGCACTTTGTCACCCGAGCAGGTGACGGCGATGGGAAGTGCTGCGAAATTCTATGCGCTCAACGGGCCGCGGTTTAAAAACGGACTGAAGAAGATCGGGTGA